One Vallitalea pronyensis genomic region harbors:
- a CDS encoding AraC family transcriptional regulator, producing MEHNTDNVLIRQEYISRINHVQDYIQNHIADSLTLEELAVVSGFSKFHFHRIFKSIVNESLYKYINRVRIEKVASYLLHKPQKPITDIALKFGFTNSSMFSRSFKKFYGMSATEYRLTYSKNSKVDSKNSKPDSKDRKDHSVPPSYNESVSNNNWRYNNMSVKGNVEVKVIEEMPLIYVRHMGPYKNNATMYQQLIGKLMTWAQVRGLVNEDMMLLAIYHDNPDITEEEKQRTSICLVVPEDTEVDGDIGKMTIASGKYAIGHFEIDASEYGEAWNYVYAEWLPGSGYQPNDGECFEVYRNDPNTHPEKKHLVDIYMPVKPL from the coding sequence ATGGAGCATAATACGGATAATGTATTAATACGTCAAGAATATATTTCACGCATTAACCATGTGCAAGATTATATACAAAACCACATAGCTGATTCCCTTACACTAGAAGAATTAGCTGTAGTGTCCGGATTTTCTAAATTTCATTTTCATCGTATTTTTAAGAGTATTGTGAATGAATCTCTGTATAAGTATATTAACAGAGTACGCATAGAGAAGGTTGCCAGTTACTTGCTCCATAAACCTCAGAAACCCATTACAGATATAGCTTTAAAATTTGGTTTTACCAACTCATCCATGTTCTCTCGTTCGTTCAAAAAGTTCTATGGCATGAGTGCAACAGAATACAGGTTAACTTATAGCAAGAATAGCAAAGTAGATAGCAAGAATAGCAAACCAGATAGCAAGGATAGAAAAGACCACAGCGTACCTCCAAGCTATAATGAAAGTGTATCAAATAACAATTGGAGGTATAATAACATGTCAGTAAAAGGAAATGTAGAAGTAAAAGTCATTGAGGAGATGCCATTAATTTATGTACGTCATATGGGACCCTATAAGAACAATGCCACCATGTACCAACAGCTCATTGGTAAATTAATGACATGGGCACAAGTACGGGGATTGGTTAATGAGGACATGATGCTTTTAGCCATTTACCATGATAACCCAGACATCACAGAAGAAGAGAAGCAAAGAACCAGTATATGCTTGGTTGTTCCAGAAGACACAGAAGTAGACGGTGACATTGGAAAGATGACCATCGCTTCAGGAAAATACGCCATAGGTCATTTTGAAATTGATGCCAGTGAATACGGGGAAGCTTGGAATTATGTCTATGCAGAATGGCTGCCTGGTAGTGGTTATCAACCCAATGATGGTGAATGTTTTGAAGTCTACAGAAACGATCCCAATACCCATCCAGAAAAGAAGCATCTGGTAGATATCTATATGCCAGTTAAGCCTCTGTAA
- a CDS encoding DUF3307 domain-containing protein, producing MNKIILLYVVAHFLGDFVFQSDQVIGLRFSKEKRDRWIGNIRHMTIHLVIIIVLYVLLFGYTEYPIPIFIITTLGIVVSHMVIDVIKSELKARGKLRDKLRGLTLFIADQFLHVLLIILITARFRADVITIAIHTLYKSFPNNLDTMDKFLMVCIIIIITTFAVGTLIKMLFEDNQELEPLDQLEGNNESYDKGMKHGGLLIGYMERLFIMLVVAIGQPSMVGFVLATKTIVRFKKLDKDVFAEYFIIGTLISFLFALIGGLLIYTLKIIPVVK from the coding sequence ATGAATAAAATAATATTGCTCTATGTTGTTGCCCATTTTCTTGGGGACTTTGTCTTTCAAAGTGACCAAGTCATTGGGTTAAGATTTAGCAAAGAGAAACGTGATAGATGGATAGGGAACATCAGACATATGACCATACACCTGGTCATTATAATCGTTTTATATGTCCTATTATTTGGTTATACGGAATACCCAATCCCTATATTTATAATCACTACATTAGGGATTGTTGTAAGTCATATGGTGATTGATGTGATCAAGTCAGAACTTAAGGCACGTGGTAAACTTCGTGATAAACTAAGAGGACTGACGCTTTTTATTGCAGACCAATTTCTACATGTGCTGCTTATCATCCTGATAACCGCTCGCTTTAGAGCAGACGTCATAACAATCGCCATCCATACATTATATAAAAGCTTCCCAAATAATCTCGATACAATGGACAAATTTCTAATGGTATGCATCATCATCATTATCACTACTTTTGCTGTAGGCACACTCATCAAGATGCTATTTGAAGATAATCAAGAACTGGAACCATTGGATCAATTAGAGGGGAACAATGAATCATATGATAAAGGCATGAAACATGGTGGGCTACTCATCGGGTATATGGAACGCTTGTTTATCATGCTTGTTGTAGCCATCGGGCAACCCAGTATGGTTGGGTTTGTATTAGCCACAAAGACCATTGTCCGATTCAAAAAATTAGATAAAGACGTGTTTGCAGAGTATTTTATTATCGGTACATTGATTAGTTTTTTATTTGCCTTAATAGGTGGTTTGCTGATCTATACATTAAAGATTATTCCAGTCGTCAAATAG
- a CDS encoding SatD family protein: MMNYCTLICDIKESRKLKNREAVQYQIIDMLNKANTRFKSDIISPFLITIGDEWEGLLKHPCDYRKILSFFRECMPGVRFYSGIGIGDISIHNFKLPVNQLDGPSFHIARQAIKYAKMHDLPVVVLFDDWNNL, encoded by the coding sequence ATGATGAACTATTGCACATTAATTTGTGACATTAAAGAATCGAGAAAACTTAAGAATCGAGAAGCGGTACAATATCAAATCATCGACATGTTAAACAAAGCCAATACACGCTTTAAATCCGACATTATATCACCCTTTCTGATCACCATTGGTGATGAGTGGGAAGGTCTTCTTAAGCATCCATGTGACTATAGAAAGATACTCTCTTTCTTTCGTGAGTGTATGCCAGGAGTACGTTTTTATAGCGGTATTGGTATTGGTGATATTAGCATTCATAATTTTAAACTGCCTGTAAATCAATTAGATGGTCCCTCATTTCATATCGCACGACAGGCCATCAAATATGCAAAGATGCATGATTTACCCGTTGTTGTGCTATTTGACGACTGGAATAATCTTTAA
- a CDS encoding response regulator transcription factor, whose protein sequence is MDVTIYTHMEFLYYLFAILTSFNTLIILILSYKKTTNKYVQYFLVSYLATFVMVVCHTAQLFAIRYLGESYRVITYVELIAIGFITLGIMLLVIRLIYEKTSIYYSLLMYVIAAMPMVFLLISAFMPTHMFWMGYRFFYWQLYILLAIHCILFVSKKDSLNDTQKNAGLRISILISVFVVIFIILRFSRNNFNPLPLFYISLNILLIKYGWQYFFSSTLDKMLYSNNGFVEKYKITQREKEIIDLILSGKTNKDIAATLFIAEKTVKNHVYNIYKKLDINSRFELICLLKN, encoded by the coding sequence ATGGACGTTACAATCTATACACATATGGAGTTTTTGTACTATTTATTCGCGATTCTAACGAGCTTTAATACACTTATCATTCTCATATTGAGTTATAAAAAAACAACCAATAAATATGTTCAATATTTTTTGGTTTCATATTTAGCAACATTTGTCATGGTCGTATGCCATACTGCACAGCTATTTGCTATACGTTATTTAGGTGAGAGTTATAGGGTGATTACATATGTAGAATTAATCGCCATTGGCTTCATTACCCTTGGTATTATGCTCTTAGTGATTAGGCTGATCTACGAGAAAACGTCAATTTATTACAGCTTGCTCATGTATGTTATTGCAGCTATGCCCATGGTATTCCTTCTTATATCTGCTTTTATGCCTACCCATATGTTCTGGATGGGGTATCGTTTTTTTTATTGGCAGTTATACATTCTACTAGCCATCCATTGCATTTTATTTGTTTCAAAAAAAGATTCATTAAACGATACACAAAAGAATGCAGGGTTAAGAATCAGCATATTGATATCTGTTTTTGTCGTTATATTTATCATACTAAGATTCTCTAGAAATAATTTTAACCCTCTTCCTTTATTTTACATATCGTTAAATATCCTACTGATAAAATATGGCTGGCAGTATTTTTTCTCATCGACACTTGATAAAATGCTGTATTCAAATAATGGTTTTGTTGAGAAATATAAGATTACCCAAAGAGAAAAAGAAATTATCGATTTGATATTAAGTGGTAAGACCAATAAGGATATAGCCGCTACATTATTTATAGCAGAAAAAACAGTCAAGAACCATGTTTATAATATTTATAAGAAATTAGACATTAATTCCAGGTTTGAATTAATATGTCTTTTAAAAAACTGA